One genomic window of Caenorhabditis elegans chromosome I includes the following:
- the plin-1 gene encoding Perilipin-1 homolog (Confirmed by transcript evidence), with protein sequence MTDVEQPVSVEDQQAQAQSYYDQVLGNAYVQTAINAYTKTKEFHPLLNSTLNSAEEKVSTVGNYAAQKAYDGYNSYYVKPKNTAYEAVSYGTERAKTAVESGKQAAIVGGTFGIGAAVVLTQFSLALSAGGAALVLEQVDSAKKLGSSAISTIKEAELAVEHRIFSALHQAQRIAMVPVEKITENTNSLLDILDGAVQKGLNIEVPPSVNLTIGQRVKNLASLIVQGVSNKAHDHVIDPINERARNYLEQLSQSFVLLDIVREKKTWVIEKSNELSTSVFDFKKTLEEEAQKYKVAPEEMLMKHIQSTSEQLSTQLQSLREKGQNVFGDGTKIDSTIDYLENLKKNFTDAEDVYKVRDEVLNEGRQRIAELSTWTTSLLIISAEWQFEPEDLLIEELYFDAPPPVRTRNLYRNRA encoded by the exons ATGACTGACGTCGAGCAGCCAGTATCAGTTGAGGATCAACAAGCCCAAGCCCAAAGCTACTACGATCAAGTCTTAGGAAATGCTTACGTACAAACG gcaatCAATGCATACACAAAGACTAAAGAGTTCCATCCACTTCTTAACTCCACATTGAATTCAGCCGAAGAAAAGGTTTCCACTGTCGGAAATTATGCGGCTCAAAAAGCCTATGACGGATACAATTCGTACTACGTTAAGCCAAAGAACACCGCTTATGAAGCAGTCTCTTATGGAACCGAGAGGGCCAAAACAGCTGTTGAGAGCGGAAAGCAAGCTGCTATCGTTGGTGGTACATTCGGAATTGGAGCTGCCGTCGTTTTGACCCAATTCTCACTTGCCTTGAGTGCTGGAGGTGCCGCCCTGGTCCTTGAGCAAGTGGACAGTGCTAAAAAGTTGGGAAGCAGCGCGATTTCTACGATCAAAGAAGCCGAGCTTGCTGTCGAACACAGAATCTTCTCAGCTCTTCATCAGGCCCAACGAATCGCCATGGTTCCTGTGGagaaaatcacagaaaatacTAATTCATTGCTTGACATTCTTGACGGAGCAGTTCAGAAAGGACTCAATATCGAGGTCCCACCATCTGTGAACCTCACCATCGGACAGCGAGTCAAAAATCTGGCTTCACTGATCGTCCAAGGAGTATCTAACAAG GCACATGATCATGTTATCGATCCAATCAACGAGAGAGCCCGTAATTATCTTGAGCAGCTCAGCCAATCCTTCGTATTG CTAGACATCGTCCGTGAGAAGAAAACGTGGGTCATAGAGAAGTCAAACGAGCTCTCCACATCTGTCTTTGATTTCAAGAAAACACTTGAGGAAGAGGCACAAAAATACAAAGTTGCTCCAGAAGAGATGTTGATGAAACACATTCAATCAACCTCCGAGCAACTCTCAACACAACTTCAATCATTGCGTGAGAAGGGACAAAAC gttttcgGTGATGGAACTAAGATTGACTCCACCATTGACTACTTGGAGAACTTGAAGAAGAACTTCACAGATGCTGAGGATGTTTACAAAGTCCGCGACGAG GTTCTGAACGAGGGACGTCAACGGATCGCCGAGCTTTCAACCTGGACGACTAGCCTTTTG ATTATCTCGGCCGAATGGCAATTTGAACCTGAAGATCTACTAATCGAAGAGCTCTACTTCGATGCGCCACCGCCAGTTCGCACAAGAAACTTGTATAGGAATCGTGCCTAA
- the sem-4 gene encoding Spalt-like protein sem-4 (Confirmed by transcript evidence) has protein sequence MNELLAEMAAVSSRRKQSKPRRMSGEGDAMMSPIDLSTKSFDENNCEKGAGGALPLEDRSNILPHFSVPFANPQQFLSLCAQLGNSSSRNVSSTASTTSSCPIQSCSQSFSSPAALTWHVLDAHEDEQEIFSCDVCTTTFSNGQDIREHKCQKTLASRSTSVPPSTIPSSVCFLSTPTTPCLQFSINESIGTSEIREEDEEEDMDVEDGEHVANQLFGHLLQKSDDKSKMASLFNHAFPPFAAFPNMPPPFLMRQPFDPRADVFAAGRHDNDDDWEALMEISTSDEAEKIRALVGDKAVPTTDPNQCILCRRVLSCKSALQMHYRTHTGERPFKCKICQRAFTTKGNLKTHMGVHRSKHSFRGLPISLPPQLAAMHQHQHQIAPPQRIHIHNPPTSAASAAAAVAQIQASQQCPICQQRFLNAGELAVHITEHRNSLTQPPRVMPTPTTTRVQTFPFVPFFTTPPSLNATDMSTQFNLANILSAQLKNDSSPNTDTSSVEEKITRDDPPKMASLSPSNSSDSSSSVRQDILESSEFEEKLKKLEEPPILEQQVSTTPNPKNENPLLAMQKMWAETEPPPPRQMPVLSKHQCGVCFKHFSSSSALQIHMRTHTGDKPFKCDMCGRAFTTRGNLKVHMGTHSWQQSPSRRGRRIFDVASSVTEKPMLQSPILPTSGAPGASPLAMLGPNGLSGLEMMMMLWRTVCSVCQKVCQSPNELEQHLKEHLNNGSSAAPTPLASAATPPPS, from the exons AAGGTGATGCGATGATGTCTCCAATTGATTTATCGACAAAgagttttgatgaaaataacTGTGAGAAGGGAGCTGGTGGAGCACTTCCATTGGAGGATCGATCTAATATTTTACCTCATTTTTCTGTGCCATTTGCAAATCCACAGCAG tttctATCATTATGTGCTCAACTGGGAAATTCATCAAGTCGAAATGTATCATCAACAGCATCAACAACATCATCATGTCCAATACAGTCATGCTCTCAG agtttttcatCTCCGGCAGCACTGACGTGGCATGTATTGGATGCTCATGAAGATGAGCAGGAGATATTTTCGTGTGATGTTTGTACAACAACGTTTTCAAACGGACAGGAT attaggGAGCACAAATGCCAAAAAACATTAGCATCCCGTAGTACATCAGTACCTCCATCGACAATTCCATCTTCTGTATGCTTCTTATCAACACCTACAACTCCatgtcttcaattttcaataaatgaatCAATTGGAACATCGGAGATTCGAGAAGAggacgaagaagaagacatGGATGTTGAAGATGGTGAACATGTTGCAAATCAGTTATTTGGACACCTACTACAAAAATCAGATGATAAATCGAAAATGGCGTCACTGTTCAATCATGCGTTTCCACCGTTTGCAGCGTTTCCTAATATGCCACCACCTT TCTTAATGCGGCAGCCATTTGATCCTCGCGCTGACGTTTTTGCTGCTGGCCGTCACGATAACGATGATGATTGGGAAGCATTGATGGAAATATCAACAAGTGATGAAGCTGAAAAGATTCGGGCTCTTGTTGGAGATAAAGCAGTACCAACAACAGATCCAAATCAATGTATTTTATGTCGACGGGTTCTTTCTTGTAAATCTGCTCTTCAAATGCATTATAGAACTCATACAGGAGAACGACCATTTAAGTGCAAAATATGTCAACGGGCTTTCACAACcaaaggaaatttaaagacaCATATGGGAGTTCACAGATCGAAACATTCATTCCGTGGACTTCCGATCTCATTACCACCTCAACTTGCTGCAATGCATCAACATCAACATCAGATTGCACCACCTCAACGAATACATATTCATAATCCGCCAACATCAGCAGCTTCTGCAGCCGCTGCAGTTGCTCAGATTCAGGCTAGTCAACAATGTCCAATCTGTCAACAAAGATTTTTGAATGCTGGAGAGTTGGCTGTTCATATCACAGAGCATCGGAATTCTCTCACGCAACCTCCACGGGTTATGCCAACTCCAACGACGACACGCGTACA aaCTTTCCCGTTTGTTCCTTTCTTCACAACGCCACCATCGCTCAATGCCACTGACATGTCGACGCAGTTTAATTTAGCTAATATACTCTCGGCGCAACTGAAGAATGATTCGTCCCCGAATACGGATACATCAAGTGTTGA AGAAAAAATCACTCGAGATGATCCTCCAAAAATGGCATCTCTCTCTCCATCGAATAGCAGTGATAGTTCTTCATCGGTTCGTCAAGATATTTTAGAATCATCTGAATTTGAGGAGAAGCTCAAAAAACTCGAGGAACCCCCAATTTTGGAGCAACAAGTTTCAACAACACCGAatccaaaaaacgaaaatccaCTGCTTgcaatgcaaaaaatgtgggCGGAGACAGAGCCACCACCGCCACGTCAAATGCCTGTACTGTCGAAACATCAATGTGGAGTGTGCTTCAAGCATTTCAGCTCAAGTTCTGCTCTCCAGATTCACATGAGAACTCATACCG GAGACAAGCCATTCAAATGTGATATGTGTGGACGCGCATTCACAACTCGTGGTAATCTCAAAGTTCATATGGGAACTCATTCGTGGCAACAAAGCCCATCACGACGTG GACGACGAATCTTCGATGTGGCCTCATCGGTCACTGAGAAACCGATGCTTCAAAGCCCAATTCTCCCAACATCCGGTGCTCCGGGAGCTTCTCCTCTTGCAATGCTTGGTCCAAATGGACTATCGGGTCttgaaatgatgatgatgttgtGGAGAACTGTATGCTCCGTGTGCCAAAAAGTGTGTCAATCACCGAATGAGCTTGAACAACATTTGAAAGAGCATTTGAATAATGGATCATCTGCTGCTCCAACTCCTCTTGCTTCTGCTGCAACCCCACCACCCTCTTAG
- the W01A8.2 gene encoding UPF0235 protein (Confirmed by transcript evidence) yields MWTGFFRTSSACLKEKMVKPKKEKIANKCVPTGEIVDKKAQESAIFSDTEGRIGLHIHAKPGAKKSCVVAIGDSEVDVAIGAAPREGAANEELISYLMSALGLRKNELQFDKGAKSRSKVVLIDTKRLTIDEVRKKLQEEIDN; encoded by the exons atgtgGACAGGCTTCTTCCGAACTTCCTCTGCGTGCCTCAAGGAGAAAATGGTTAAGCCAAAAAAAGag AAAATAGCGAATAAATGTGTTCCGACCGGCGAAATAGTTGATAAAAAAGCGCAGGAATCAGCGATTTTCTCCGATACTGAAGGTCGAATCGGACTGCATATTCACGCAAAACCGGGCGCCAAGAAGAGTTGTGTTGTAG CAATCGGAGATTCGGAAGTTGATGTAGCAATTGGCGCAGCGCCACGCGAAGGAGCAGCCAATGAGGAGCTCATTTCATATTTAATGAGTGCTTTGGgtcttcgaaaaaatgaattacaATTTGATAAG GGAGCAAAGTCAAGAAGCAAAGTGGTGCTGATAGACACAAAACGATTGACCATTGACGAAGTACGGAAGAAGTTGCAGGAAGAAATCGACAACTGA
- the plin-1 gene encoding Perilipin-1 homolog (Confirmed by transcript evidence): MTDVEQPVSVEDQQAQAQSYYDQVLGNAYVQTAINAYTKTKEFHPLLNSTLNSAEEKVSTVGNYAAQKAYDGYNSYYVKPKNTAYEAVSYGTERAKTAVESGKQAAIVGGTFGIGAAVVLTQFSLALSAGGAALVLEQVDSAKKLGSSAISTIKEAELAVEHRIFSALHQAQRIAMVPVEKITENTNSLLDILDGAVQKGLNIEVPPSVNLTIGQRVKNLASLIVQGVSNKAHDHVIDPINERARNYLEQLSQSFVLLDIVREKKTWVIEKSNELSTSVFDFKKTLEEEAQKYKVAPEEMLMKHIQSTSEQLSTQLQSLREKGQNVFGDGTKIDSTIDYLENLKKNFTDAEDVYKVRDEVLNEGRQRIAELSTWTTSLLVRQQTE, encoded by the exons ATGACTGACGTCGAGCAGCCAGTATCAGTTGAGGATCAACAAGCCCAAGCCCAAAGCTACTACGATCAAGTCTTAGGAAATGCTTACGTACAAACG gcaatCAATGCATACACAAAGACTAAAGAGTTCCATCCACTTCTTAACTCCACATTGAATTCAGCCGAAGAAAAGGTTTCCACTGTCGGAAATTATGCGGCTCAAAAAGCCTATGACGGATACAATTCGTACTACGTTAAGCCAAAGAACACCGCTTATGAAGCAGTCTCTTATGGAACCGAGAGGGCCAAAACAGCTGTTGAGAGCGGAAAGCAAGCTGCTATCGTTGGTGGTACATTCGGAATTGGAGCTGCCGTCGTTTTGACCCAATTCTCACTTGCCTTGAGTGCTGGAGGTGCCGCCCTGGTCCTTGAGCAAGTGGACAGTGCTAAAAAGTTGGGAAGCAGCGCGATTTCTACGATCAAAGAAGCCGAGCTTGCTGTCGAACACAGAATCTTCTCAGCTCTTCATCAGGCCCAACGAATCGCCATGGTTCCTGTGGagaaaatcacagaaaatacTAATTCATTGCTTGACATTCTTGACGGAGCAGTTCAGAAAGGACTCAATATCGAGGTCCCACCATCTGTGAACCTCACCATCGGACAGCGAGTCAAAAATCTGGCTTCACTGATCGTCCAAGGAGTATCTAACAAG GCACATGATCATGTTATCGATCCAATCAACGAGAGAGCCCGTAATTATCTTGAGCAGCTCAGCCAATCCTTCGTATTG CTAGACATCGTCCGTGAGAAGAAAACGTGGGTCATAGAGAAGTCAAACGAGCTCTCCACATCTGTCTTTGATTTCAAGAAAACACTTGAGGAAGAGGCACAAAAATACAAAGTTGCTCCAGAAGAGATGTTGATGAAACACATTCAATCAACCTCCGAGCAACTCTCAACACAACTTCAATCATTGCGTGAGAAGGGACAAAAC gttttcgGTGATGGAACTAAGATTGACTCCACCATTGACTACTTGGAGAACTTGAAGAAGAACTTCACAGATGCTGAGGATGTTTACAAAGTCCGCGACGAG GTTCTGAACGAGGGACGTCAACGGATCGCCGAGCTTTCAACCTGGACGACTAGCCTTTTGGTTCGTCAACAAACCGAATAG
- the plin-1 gene encoding Perilipin-1 homolog (Confirmed by transcript evidence), protein MTDVEQPVSVEDQQAQAQSYYDQVLGNAYVQTAINAYTKTKEFHPLLNSTLNSAEEKVSTVGNYAAQKAYDGYNSYYVKPKNTAYEAVSYGTERAKTAVESGKQAAIVGGTFGIGAAVVLTQFSLALSAGGAALVLEQVDSAKKLGSSAISTIKEAELAVEHRIFSALHQAQRIAMVPVEKITENTNSLLDILDGAVQKGLNIEVPPSVNLTIGQRVKNLASLIVQGVSNKLFKAHDHVIDPINERARNYLEQLSQSFVLLDIVREKKTWVIEKSNELSTSVFDFKKTLEEEAQKYKVAPEEMLMKHIQSTSEQLSTQLQSLREKGQNVFGDGTKIDSTIDYLENLKKNFTDAEDVYKVRDEVLNEGRQRIAELSTWTTSLLIISAEWQFEPEDLLIEELYFDAPPPVRTRNLYRNRA, encoded by the exons ATGACTGACGTCGAGCAGCCAGTATCAGTTGAGGATCAACAAGCCCAAGCCCAAAGCTACTACGATCAAGTCTTAGGAAATGCTTACGTACAAACG gcaatCAATGCATACACAAAGACTAAAGAGTTCCATCCACTTCTTAACTCCACATTGAATTCAGCCGAAGAAAAGGTTTCCACTGTCGGAAATTATGCGGCTCAAAAAGCCTATGACGGATACAATTCGTACTACGTTAAGCCAAAGAACACCGCTTATGAAGCAGTCTCTTATGGAACCGAGAGGGCCAAAACAGCTGTTGAGAGCGGAAAGCAAGCTGCTATCGTTGGTGGTACATTCGGAATTGGAGCTGCCGTCGTTTTGACCCAATTCTCACTTGCCTTGAGTGCTGGAGGTGCCGCCCTGGTCCTTGAGCAAGTGGACAGTGCTAAAAAGTTGGGAAGCAGCGCGATTTCTACGATCAAAGAAGCCGAGCTTGCTGTCGAACACAGAATCTTCTCAGCTCTTCATCAGGCCCAACGAATCGCCATGGTTCCTGTGGagaaaatcacagaaaatacTAATTCATTGCTTGACATTCTTGACGGAGCAGTTCAGAAAGGACTCAATATCGAGGTCCCACCATCTGTGAACCTCACCATCGGACAGCGAGTCAAAAATCTGGCTTCACTGATCGTCCAAGGAGTATCTAACAAG CTTTTTAAGGCACATGATCATGTTATCGATCCAATCAACGAGAGAGCCCGTAATTATCTTGAGCAGCTCAGCCAATCCTTCGTATTG CTAGACATCGTCCGTGAGAAGAAAACGTGGGTCATAGAGAAGTCAAACGAGCTCTCCACATCTGTCTTTGATTTCAAGAAAACACTTGAGGAAGAGGCACAAAAATACAAAGTTGCTCCAGAAGAGATGTTGATGAAACACATTCAATCAACCTCCGAGCAACTCTCAACACAACTTCAATCATTGCGTGAGAAGGGACAAAAC gttttcgGTGATGGAACTAAGATTGACTCCACCATTGACTACTTGGAGAACTTGAAGAAGAACTTCACAGATGCTGAGGATGTTTACAAAGTCCGCGACGAG GTTCTGAACGAGGGACGTCAACGGATCGCCGAGCTTTCAACCTGGACGACTAGCCTTTTG ATTATCTCGGCCGAATGGCAATTTGAACCTGAAGATCTACTAATCGAAGAGCTCTACTTCGATGCGCCACCGCCAGTTCGCACAAGAAACTTGTATAGGAATCGTGCCTAA
- the W01A8.8 gene encoding DUF19 domain-containing protein (Confirmed by transcript evidence) — MTLFLGSLLFIYCTLISVISAKPDPEICEKYEVVEQKFKCGPDGYPLHFGLRNCLMFNNQSTLDKFTPKGRKFVGCSTNCLVKAIVNISEYSTSCTQIQEEAFKSHVDCYLNCNFCEVCKTEKLAFLGSYDWTDFLSYAAVKQVLAIIRKCGIFSCLKVFDV; from the exons ATGACACTTTTTCTCGGGAGTCTCTTGTTCATTTATTGTACCTTG ATATCAGTAATCTCCGCCAAGCCTGATCCtgaaatatgtgaaaaatatgaagttgttgaacaaaaattcaaatgtggaCCTGATGGCTACCCACTACATTTTGGTCTCAGAAATTGTCTAATGTTCAATAATCAAA GCACACTTGATAAGTTCACCCCAAAAGGACGGAAATTTGTTGGATGTTCTACTAATTGTCTAGTCAAAGCCATTGTTAACATTTCCGAA tactcAACCAGCTGCACTCAAATCCAAGAAGAAGCGTTCAAATCACACGTCGATTGCTATCTCAATTGTAATTTCTGTGAAGTGTGCAAAACCGAAAAACTCGCATTCCTTGGAAGTTACGATTGGACAGATTTTCTAAGTTATGCTGCCGTTAAACAAGTTCTTGCAATTATTCGTAAATGTGGTATATTTAGTTGTTTGAAAGTGTTTGAtgtttaa
- the W01A8.8 gene encoding DUF19 domain-containing protein (Confirmed by transcript evidence) — translation MFNNQSTLDKFTPKGRKFVGCSTNCLVKAIVNISEYSTSCTQIQEEAFKSHVDCYLNCNFCEVCKTEKLAFLGSYDWTDFLSYAAVKQVLAIIRKCGIFSCLKVFDV, via the exons ATGTTCAATAATCAAA GCACACTTGATAAGTTCACCCCAAAAGGACGGAAATTTGTTGGATGTTCTACTAATTGTCTAGTCAAAGCCATTGTTAACATTTCCGAA tactcAACCAGCTGCACTCAAATCCAAGAAGAAGCGTTCAAATCACACGTCGATTGCTATCTCAATTGTAATTTCTGTGAAGTGTGCAAAACCGAAAAACTCGCATTCCTTGGAAGTTACGATTGGACAGATTTTCTAAGTTATGCTGCCGTTAAACAAGTTCTTGCAATTATTCGTAAATGTGGTATATTTAGTTGTTTGAAAGTGTTTGAtgtttaa